A genome region from Thermococcus gorgonarius includes the following:
- the ribH gene encoding 6,7-dimethyl-8-ribityllumazine synthase: MEVRTFEGGFDGKGLRIAIVVGRFNDLLTGEMLEGALDCFRRHNVDAVDVVKVPGSFEIPLVAKKLAESGKYNAVLALGAVVRGETKHFDLVANEVAKGVANVSLQTGVPVIFGVITVEDELQGLNRAGVKSNKGFEYAMAALEMANLMRELKN; encoded by the coding sequence ATGGAGGTTAGAACCTTTGAGGGTGGTTTCGACGGAAAAGGACTGAGAATAGCGATAGTGGTTGGCAGGTTCAACGACCTTTTAACCGGCGAAATGCTTGAAGGGGCTTTAGACTGCTTCAGGAGGCACAACGTCGATGCCGTTGACGTCGTTAAGGTCCCCGGTTCCTTCGAGATACCGCTAGTTGCCAAAAAGCTCGCCGAGAGCGGGAAGTACAACGCTGTCCTTGCCCTTGGGGCTGTGGTTAGGGGCGAGACCAAGCACTTCGACCTCGTAGCAAACGAAGTGGCGAAAGGCGTTGCAAACGTCTCCCTGCAGACGGGAGTTCCGGTCATCTTCGGCGTCATAACGGTCGAAGACGAGCTTCAGGGCCTCAACAGGGCCGGAGTGAAGAGCAACAAGGGCTTCGAGTATGCAATGGCCGCCCTCGAGATGGCCAACCTCATGAGGGAGCTGAAGAACTGA
- a CDS encoding GbsR/MarR family transcriptional regulator, producing MTRGDQKRRKFIELVEKLFERWGYSRMEGKTYAILLINAKPMTISELAKETGASRSSVSIALSRLVREYMVTYRKRGKTKYFSAVPVFLEKFLQQPKEILEREIRPMKEIVEGIIESAGEEKKAFYQALLEDLSTLECVLERLIEFEESEELCIKKNSS from the coding sequence ATGACGAGAGGTGACCAGAAGCGCAGGAAGTTCATTGAGCTAGTGGAAAAGCTTTTCGAAAGGTGGGGTTACAGTAGAATGGAGGGAAAGACTTACGCCATCCTGTTAATTAACGCAAAACCCATGACGATCTCTGAACTGGCCAAGGAAACAGGCGCGAGCAGATCTTCTGTTTCAATTGCCCTCTCCCGTCTTGTCAGAGAGTACATGGTTACCTACAGGAAAAGAGGCAAAACGAAGTACTTCTCGGCCGTTCCGGTCTTCCTTGAGAAGTTCCTTCAGCAACCCAAGGAGATACTGGAGCGTGAAATTCGGCCGATGAAGGAGATAGTTGAGGGCATTATAGAAAGCGCCGGGGAGGAGAAAAAGGCCTTCTATCAGGCTCTTCTTGAAGACCTCTCCACCCTTGAGTGCGTCCTGGAGAGGCTTATTGAGTTTGAAGAAAGTGAAGAACTCTGCATTAAAAAGAATTCGTCTTAA
- a CDS encoding radical SAM/SPASM domain-containing protein, translating to MKMSAGEGVEAEIKESGGNQISTALTAFKLILGNPLSRALLRPMLKRYEINGRELPALYWALSVYAGESLNEPMMIRFQADILKVLLKLGIKLAHGDEEAVKEALLRDPHIRRGIWVVLEGIAKYGVTVPQKLAGPFLIVWNFTNMCNFRCKHCYQRADRPLPSELSLEEKLMLVDQLDKAGVAAVAISGGEPTIHPDFLRIVKELSSRGIHTSVATNGWTFADMEKLKKAVEAGIKYVEVSVDSAKPEKHDEFRGIPGAWEHAVKALENAVELGISHGMAVVMDKETYQEIDDILDLAENIGVKRVIFFNLVPTGRAEDMVKVDLSPEEREEFMKEVYHQMKKRKLEILTTAPQYARVTLLESGGKNVTPAHFYIGENNAVRTLAEFIGGCGAGRIYAGIEPDGTVVPCVFLPLPVGNVRVKPFKEIWENSRIFNLLRDRDNFTGQCRNCPYRNICGGCRARAYHYTLDLLGDDPGCIINKRLWEDIVKRGKPKALTEVSWVDESVILRGPTLYVPGYYSAVEVTTQKLLEKVSVPEMAKT from the coding sequence ATGAAAATGAGTGCTGGGGAAGGTGTTGAAGCCGAGATTAAGGAATCTGGAGGAAATCAGATCTCAACGGCTCTTACGGCCTTCAAACTCATCCTTGGAAACCCGCTGTCAAGGGCACTACTGAGGCCAATGCTCAAGCGCTACGAGATAAACGGCAGGGAGTTGCCTGCTTTGTACTGGGCGCTCAGCGTCTACGCCGGAGAAAGCCTCAACGAGCCCATGATGATACGCTTCCAGGCTGATATCCTGAAGGTTCTTCTAAAACTCGGCATAAAACTCGCTCACGGCGATGAGGAAGCAGTTAAGGAGGCACTCCTCCGCGACCCGCACATAAGGCGCGGCATCTGGGTAGTTCTTGAGGGCATAGCGAAGTACGGTGTAACCGTTCCTCAGAAGCTCGCCGGGCCCTTCCTCATAGTATGGAACTTCACCAACATGTGCAACTTCAGGTGCAAGCACTGCTACCAGAGGGCCGACAGGCCGCTCCCCAGTGAGCTCTCCCTTGAGGAGAAGCTGATGCTGGTTGACCAGCTCGACAAAGCTGGAGTCGCGGCAGTTGCCATAAGCGGCGGTGAGCCGACGATTCATCCCGATTTCCTCAGGATTGTTAAGGAGCTCTCAAGCAGGGGCATACATACTTCGGTTGCCACCAACGGCTGGACGTTCGCGGACATGGAGAAGCTCAAGAAGGCAGTCGAGGCAGGCATAAAGTACGTCGAGGTCAGCGTTGACTCCGCTAAGCCCGAGAAGCACGACGAGTTCCGCGGCATTCCTGGAGCCTGGGAGCATGCGGTAAAGGCCCTTGAGAACGCCGTGGAGCTTGGCATCAGTCATGGAATGGCAGTGGTAATGGACAAGGAAACGTACCAAGAAATAGACGATATCCTCGACTTGGCTGAGAACATAGGCGTGAAGCGCGTCATCTTCTTCAACCTCGTGCCTACGGGAAGGGCAGAGGACATGGTGAAGGTGGACCTTTCGCCGGAGGAGCGCGAGGAGTTCATGAAAGAGGTCTACCACCAGATGAAAAAGCGCAAGCTGGAAATTCTAACGACCGCTCCTCAGTATGCAAGGGTAACCCTGCTGGAGAGCGGAGGCAAGAATGTAACGCCAGCTCACTTCTACATCGGTGAGAACAACGCCGTTAGAACGCTTGCGGAATTCATAGGCGGTTGTGGTGCGGGAAGGATCTACGCTGGTATAGAGCCGGACGGAACCGTTGTACCCTGTGTCTTCCTGCCACTGCCAGTTGGCAACGTCCGCGTGAAGCCCTTCAAGGAGATATGGGAGAACAGCAGGATCTTCAACCTCCTCCGCGACAGAGACAACTTCACCGGCCAGTGCAGGAACTGTCCCTACAGAAACATCTGCGGAGGCTGCCGCGCGAGGGCCTACCACTACACACTTGATCTACTCGGCGATGACCCGGGATGCATAATTAACAAGCGCCTCTGGGAGGACATAGTTAAACGCGGAAAGCCTAAAGCGCTAACGGAGGTCAGTTGGGTCGATGAGAGCGTAATCCTGCGCGGGCCAACACTCTACGTGCCGGGCTACTACAGTGCAGTTGAAGTAACTACCCAGAAGTTGCTTGAGAAGGTAAGCGTCCCCGAAATGGCAAAGACCTAA
- a CDS encoding cation diffusion facilitator family transporter, whose protein sequence is MGHHHYHHSELKGRMAFSIVLNLVITIAEVIGGILSGSLALLSDSLHNFSDSMSLLASYFAIKIGERKANEKYTFGYKRAEILVAFINSAVLLGVSLFFLVEAYKRFKNPEPIDGPLMLGIALIGLTANLISVLLLHSHAHESMNVRSAYLHLMSDTLSSVAVVVGGILITKWNVTWVDPLVTVFISLYILREGYEILKESVEVLMEASPELDFEAIKREIESIPGVKNAHHFHAWRIGEKEVHFECHVEVDDMLVSEAQGIIDEVEKRLRKYGITHVTVQLEVNRCEGKGVICGKE, encoded by the coding sequence GTGGGCCATCACCATTACCACCACAGCGAGCTTAAGGGGAGGATGGCCTTCTCGATAGTTCTTAACTTGGTCATCACTATTGCCGAGGTAATAGGTGGAATCCTCTCCGGCAGCCTGGCACTCCTTAGCGATTCCCTCCATAACTTCAGTGACTCGATGAGTTTACTCGCGAGCTACTTCGCGATAAAAATCGGCGAGAGAAAAGCCAACGAGAAGTACACTTTTGGATACAAAAGAGCAGAGATTCTCGTGGCGTTCATAAACTCCGCCGTTCTCCTTGGAGTTTCCCTCTTCTTCCTTGTTGAGGCTTACAAGCGCTTCAAAAACCCGGAGCCGATAGACGGCCCGCTTATGCTTGGGATTGCTCTGATAGGACTCACCGCCAACCTCATCTCCGTTCTCCTCCTCCACAGCCACGCCCACGAGAGCATGAACGTCCGCTCTGCTTATCTGCACCTCATGAGCGACACCCTCTCTTCCGTGGCGGTCGTCGTCGGCGGGATTCTGATAACCAAATGGAACGTCACCTGGGTTGACCCGCTCGTTACGGTCTTCATATCGCTCTACATCCTGAGGGAGGGCTACGAGATACTGAAGGAGAGCGTTGAGGTTCTGATGGAGGCTTCTCCAGAGCTCGACTTCGAGGCGATAAAAAGGGAAATCGAGTCCATCCCGGGAGTTAAGAACGCCCACCACTTTCACGCTTGGCGGATTGGTGAGAAGGAAGTTCACTTCGAGTGCCATGTGGAAGTTGACGACATGCTGGTAAGTGAGGCGCAGGGGATAATAGATGAGGTCGAGAAAAGGTTGAGGAAGTACGGTATAACGCACGTCACGGTTCAGCTTGAGGTTAATAGGTGCGAGGGGAAGGGTGTAATCTGCGGAAAGGAATGA
- a CDS encoding NifB/NifX family molybdenum-iron cluster-binding protein, whose amino-acid sequence MVKTLVAVPTSKGGLDDEVHESLVRAETFTLVEVEDGAVKEVKVIENPYRREPYGAGSKVALFLVNLGVNAIISRTDCPKGKMILDSAGVKMIILDTPMKVGDALWKLR is encoded by the coding sequence GTGGTGAAAACGCTGGTGGCGGTTCCTACTTCCAAAGGAGGTCTCGATGATGAGGTTCACGAGAGTTTGGTGAGGGCTGAAACCTTTACGCTTGTTGAAGTTGAGGACGGAGCTGTAAAGGAAGTTAAAGTTATCGAGAACCCCTACAGGCGGGAGCCTTATGGGGCAGGCTCAAAAGTTGCCCTCTTCCTTGTTAACCTCGGAGTTAACGCCATAATATCAAGAACGGACTGCCCCAAGGGCAAAATGATTTTAGATTCAGCGGGGGTTAAGATGATCATCCTCGATACTCCCATGAAGGTGGGGGATGCCCTGTGGAAGCTTCGTTGA
- a CDS encoding OsmC family protein: protein MERLEYKAELEWDGNVGSTAKVREFTFKIDTNTDGRNTGPNPTEYLLSAIGGCLAVNWGRLIKKMRLDVEGFKVEVRGWRTRDEPQLKEITYKLTVFTKEPERKILRVKELAEKYGTVFNTVGAEKIKGEVEVLRP from the coding sequence ATGGAGAGGCTTGAATACAAGGCCGAGCTTGAGTGGGACGGAAACGTGGGGAGCACCGCTAAGGTTAGAGAGTTCACTTTCAAAATTGACACCAACACCGACGGCCGCAACACTGGCCCGAACCCGACGGAATACCTCCTCTCGGCCATAGGTGGCTGTCTGGCGGTGAACTGGGGACGGCTCATCAAGAAGATGCGTCTAGACGTGGAGGGCTTCAAGGTCGAGGTCAGGGGCTGGCGCACGAGGGACGAGCCCCAGCTGAAAGAGATAACCTATAAGCTCACCGTTTTCACGAAGGAGCCGGAGAGAAAGATACTCCGCGTCAAAGAGCTCGCCGAGAAGTACGGGACGGTCTTCAACACAGTCGGAGCGGAGAAAATAAAAGGTGAGGTAGAGGTCCTCAGGCCGTAG
- a CDS encoding dicarboxylate/amino acid:cation symporter, protein MNLNELWKRYQITMLVVIGLVWGTLAGLIFKEKAMVLRPLGVMFIYLLFTVIVPVVMITITSAVASLANLRKLGKLFGVMMLVFMLTGAVAGIYMLLVTKAFPIVPPGLKLESSAELHQVNLADALVNTFVVNEFYLMLSYKHMLPLIIFSILLGIAIAMAGDEAKPIVDLLQRLNKVALNLIRLVMYFAPIGIGAYFAYVIGKLGSQFVEVYARIFIVAFVFQPIYWVIMYTIIPYLAAGVEGVRRWWRNIWPQALTALGTSSSVATLPVGLEVARRIGIPEYIRNIVLPIGATIHMDGAAMGTIMRITGGFALMGMSIHGVDNYIKAIALAILAGVAISGVPGGGHVANALIISLYGFPLDVLPLFIAIATIGDAMATMVNSTGDTGAAMLIARILEGPKWYEKAEAAGE, encoded by the coding sequence ATGAACTTAAATGAACTCTGGAAAAGGTACCAGATTACGATGCTGGTGGTCATAGGCCTTGTGTGGGGCACGCTGGCAGGATTGATTTTCAAAGAGAAAGCGATGGTTCTTAGACCCTTGGGAGTGATGTTCATATATCTGCTCTTCACAGTGATAGTGCCCGTTGTCATGATAACAATCACTTCAGCAGTCGCCAGTCTAGCGAACCTGAGAAAGCTGGGCAAGCTGTTTGGGGTAATGATGCTGGTCTTCATGTTAACCGGTGCGGTCGCTGGAATATACATGCTCCTCGTCACGAAAGCATTTCCAATTGTACCTCCGGGTCTTAAGCTAGAGTCATCCGCGGAACTTCACCAAGTTAACCTTGCAGATGCACTGGTAAACACATTCGTCGTTAACGAGTTCTACCTGATGCTTAGCTACAAACACATGTTGCCTCTGATCATATTCTCAATTCTGCTTGGAATTGCAATTGCGATGGCGGGAGATGAGGCAAAGCCGATAGTGGACCTGCTCCAGAGACTGAACAAAGTCGCACTAAACCTGATAAGACTTGTCATGTACTTTGCCCCCATTGGAATTGGAGCCTACTTCGCGTACGTTATAGGAAAGCTTGGTTCACAGTTCGTGGAGGTTTACGCCAGGATATTCATAGTGGCTTTCGTGTTCCAGCCAATCTACTGGGTGATAATGTACACGATAATCCCATACCTTGCCGCAGGCGTCGAAGGAGTTCGCAGGTGGTGGAGGAACATCTGGCCACAGGCTCTCACTGCCCTTGGTACCTCAAGCAGCGTTGCAACGCTCCCGGTTGGGCTTGAAGTTGCAAGGAGAATAGGAATACCTGAATACATAAGAAACATTGTGCTCCCGATTGGAGCCACGATTCACATGGACGGGGCCGCTATGGGAACCATCATGAGGATCACCGGAGGATTCGCCCTGATGGGAATGAGCATCCACGGTGTCGACAACTACATAAAGGCAATCGCCCTGGCAATCCTTGCGGGAGTGGCCATCTCAGGAGTTCCTGGAGGCGGCCATGTGGCAAACGCTTTGATAATCTCACTCTACGGATTCCCGCTTGACGTCCTGCCGCTGTTCATTGCAATCGCCACAATCGGTGACGCCATGGCTACCATGGTCAACTCAACTGGAGACACAGGCGCAGCAATGCTAATTGCCAGAATTCTGGAAGGACCCAAGTGGTATGAAAAAGCAGAGGCCGCGGGAGAATAA
- a CDS encoding class II glutamine amidotransferase — protein sequence MCRIAFLYGENVDLMREVVNATVKASKKDRYKEALGYGPEHGDGWGTVSFSLSERNRPKRVHYYASIDPIFEDSDGINELMTFIEGSQRTVTIIHSRYTSAGASNLFNTHPFHFSGKDFELWFVHNGTMKKESLAEALGVKPSEEISDTYLLGKLLSSGIEKLTTDSIIRQFNEASKHTKSAMNTMSVFQTVKGELYGVITSYVAKDIRENKKAIDYYKLFVLQSGDLFAVVSSTIANIVHEKFQRTEEALNMMYLLNFNEPGGEVPLEIFPME from the coding sequence ATGTGCAGGATAGCCTTTCTATACGGGGAAAACGTTGATCTAATGAGGGAAGTCGTGAATGCAACTGTCAAGGCGAGCAAGAAGGACAGATACAAAGAAGCGCTTGGATACGGACCAGAGCACGGGGATGGCTGGGGAACAGTTTCATTTTCCCTGTCCGAGAGAAACCGGCCAAAAAGAGTTCACTACTACGCTTCGATAGACCCGATTTTTGAAGACTCTGACGGCATTAACGAACTAATGACGTTCATCGAGGGCTCCCAGAGAACTGTCACGATAATTCACTCAAGGTACACCTCTGCTGGAGCCTCAAACCTCTTCAACACGCACCCCTTTCACTTCAGCGGGAAAGACTTTGAGCTGTGGTTCGTCCACAACGGAACTATGAAAAAAGAATCCCTAGCGGAAGCTCTGGGTGTAAAACCTTCGGAAGAGATCTCAGACACATACCTGCTGGGGAAACTGCTTTCAAGTGGAATCGAGAAGTTGACTACGGACAGCATCATCAGACAGTTCAATGAAGCGAGTAAGCATACAAAATCGGCAATGAATACAATGAGTGTGTTCCAGACCGTTAAAGGAGAGCTGTACGGTGTGATTACATCCTACGTTGCCAAGGACATCCGTGAAAACAAAAAAGCTATCGACTACTACAAACTCTTTGTCCTCCAGTCCGGGGACCTCTTCGCGGTGGTTTCCTCCACAATTGCCAACATAGTGCACGAAAAGTTCCAGAGAACGGAGGAAGCGCTCAACATGATGTACCTCCTGAATTTCAACGAACCCGGGGGAGAAGTCCCCCTGGAGATATTTCCAATGGAGTGA
- a CDS encoding arsenic resistance protein, producing MNWLKLSNNLKKNLLWYSLVAIAVGWFLGLAFPGFAKVHKSQLSTLTTALVFLMIYPMMINLNLGRIPQVMKEPRPVLLSLAYNFVLTPIVAFLLVKGFIHDPNLALGFLLVMLVPGSSMSIGYTGLAGGDLEVATVALGVNFLLIPVMLPLWIKLLGSAYSVPVPLSLLLRTVFIVLILPMLLGDLTRRALIRRLGPERFLSLKPLFGAITMSTMLVLVGLIFFMKAELLLSKWTLLVELAVVNTVYMVIMLGLITWLDRALGLKYGEHMAIAFLSVGKNNGTAIAIATLAFQPLVAIPAATLPIFQIIFLILYLKAAERVRCVFETCGKGGTSAMA from the coding sequence ATGAACTGGCTGAAGCTCTCCAACAACCTGAAAAAGAACCTCCTCTGGTACTCACTAGTTGCTATAGCCGTGGGCTGGTTCCTCGGGCTGGCCTTTCCCGGGTTTGCCAAGGTTCACAAGAGCCAACTAAGCACTCTAACAACAGCCCTTGTGTTCCTCATGATCTATCCAATGATGATCAACCTCAACCTCGGGCGTATCCCTCAAGTTATGAAAGAACCGAGGCCCGTACTCCTGAGCTTGGCGTACAACTTCGTCCTGACGCCCATAGTAGCGTTCCTCCTCGTTAAGGGCTTCATCCACGACCCGAACCTTGCCCTGGGCTTTCTCCTGGTCATGCTCGTCCCCGGCTCATCTATGAGCATAGGCTATACCGGACTGGCCGGTGGAGACCTTGAAGTTGCTACCGTTGCCCTCGGCGTCAACTTCCTTCTGATACCTGTGATGCTCCCCTTGTGGATAAAACTCCTGGGGAGTGCCTACAGCGTCCCAGTTCCACTTTCACTGCTGCTCAGGACGGTCTTCATCGTGCTAATCCTGCCGATGCTCCTCGGGGACCTGACGAGGAGGGCGCTTATAAGGAGACTCGGCCCGGAGCGCTTCCTGTCGCTGAAGCCACTCTTCGGGGCCATAACGATGTCCACGATGCTCGTCCTCGTCGGCCTGATATTCTTCATGAAGGCCGAACTCCTGCTGAGCAAGTGGACGCTCCTCGTCGAGCTTGCCGTCGTGAACACGGTCTACATGGTGATCATGCTTGGCCTCATTACGTGGCTCGACAGGGCCCTTGGCCTGAAGTATGGGGAGCACATGGCCATAGCGTTCCTCAGCGTCGGCAAGAACAACGGAACGGCAATAGCGATAGCAACCCTTGCATTCCAGCCCCTGGTGGCGATTCCAGCCGCTACGCTCCCAATATTCCAGATAATCTTCCTCATCCTATACCTGAAGGCCGCTGAGAGGGTGAGGTGTGTTTTTGAGACGTGCGGAAAGGGCGGAACCTCGGCTATGGCTTAG
- a CDS encoding universal stress protein, with translation MFRKILLPTDFSEGYCRAVLQFERMNEMRVGEVILLHVVDEGTIEELMDGYSLLYGNEEKELKDIEERLKEAAMEKLLERVDEIKRAFNAEKVTPMVRFGVPWEEIVKVAEEEDVSLILLPSHGKLGFSHEFLGSTTMRVLKKTKRPVLLIKTHEEV, from the coding sequence ATGTTCCGGAAAATACTCCTCCCAACGGATTTCAGCGAGGGGTACTGCAGGGCGGTGCTCCAGTTCGAGAGGATGAATGAGATGAGGGTTGGGGAGGTCATCCTCCTCCACGTGGTCGACGAGGGAACCATTGAAGAGCTCATGGACGGCTACTCGCTCCTCTACGGGAATGAGGAAAAGGAGCTCAAGGACATCGAGGAGAGACTGAAGGAGGCCGCCATGGAGAAGCTCCTTGAGAGGGTGGACGAGATCAAGAGGGCCTTCAATGCGGAGAAGGTCACCCCAATGGTTCGCTTCGGCGTCCCATGGGAGGAGATAGTTAAGGTCGCTGAAGAGGAGGACGTCTCACTCATCCTCCTCCCGAGCCACGGGAAGCTCGGATTCTCCCACGAATTCCTTGGCTCGACCACAATGCGCGTGCTGAAGAAGACGAAACGGCCTGTTCTGCTGATAAAAACCCACGAGGAGGTATGA
- a CDS encoding NifB/NifX family molybdenum-iron cluster-binding protein has product MRIAIPAEDDRGLESNVSGHFGRAKYFVFVDVEDNEIKGYEVVEVPFEEHGPGDLPNFVKEHGGKVVLAYGMGQRAIGFFNQLGIEVVTGAYGPIKDVVKAFIEQVLEVDPYWKEKIEREKKQRGECGEH; this is encoded by the coding sequence ATGAGGATCGCAATTCCGGCTGAGGATGATAGAGGGCTTGAGAGTAACGTTAGCGGCCACTTTGGAAGGGCAAAGTACTTCGTCTTCGTGGACGTGGAGGACAACGAGATTAAAGGCTATGAGGTCGTAGAGGTTCCCTTCGAGGAGCACGGGCCCGGGGACCTGCCGAACTTTGTGAAAGAGCACGGCGGTAAGGTCGTTCTCGCCTACGGTATGGGGCAGAGGGCGATAGGTTTTTTCAACCAGCTCGGGATAGAGGTCGTAACCGGCGCCTACGGCCCGATTAAGGACGTCGTTAAGGCCTTCATAGAGCAGGTTCTCGAAGTCGACCCGTACTGGAAGGAGAAAATAGAGCGGGAGAAAAAGCAGAGAGGAGAATGCGGGGAGCACTGA
- the tdt gene encoding TDT family transporter, translating to MKVSVKDFAPSWFASVMGTGALALVSLAYSERLAVLKNVAVWLTYFNTALFFVLLIPWSLRWLKYRENATKDLYHPMVSHFYGTIAIAMLVLSADYLLILRETAVAKAFWLIGTPLTIFFALLIPYLMFIQEKIDIKSVTPAWFIPPVGLIVIPLSGGPLIGTFHGIWKEIAILINYFAWGSGFFLYLALFAVVMHRFITHEPLPCGIAPAIWINLGPIGAGTSTLYMLVRNSDFITAKEPFLAFGIVFWGFGVWWLAMAVIMTLHYIRRLSLPYSLAWWAFIFPLGAYVSATHNVGTTFGIGVIDSFGFALYWLLLTLWLLTGVKTLKHTLLG from the coding sequence ATGAAAGTGAGCGTCAAGGACTTTGCACCGAGTTGGTTTGCGAGCGTTATGGGCACAGGGGCACTGGCACTGGTGAGCCTTGCTTACTCAGAAAGACTAGCCGTTCTAAAAAACGTCGCAGTCTGGCTGACATACTTCAACACTGCCCTGTTCTTCGTGCTCCTGATCCCCTGGTCCCTCAGGTGGCTAAAATACAGGGAAAATGCCACAAAAGACCTCTATCACCCGATGGTCTCTCACTTCTATGGGACCATAGCCATAGCAATGCTCGTCCTCTCTGCGGACTACCTGCTCATACTAAGGGAAACCGCCGTAGCTAAGGCCTTCTGGCTCATCGGAACACCCCTGACGATATTCTTCGCCCTCCTGATACCCTATCTGATGTTCATTCAGGAGAAGATAGACATAAAGAGCGTCACACCCGCGTGGTTTATCCCACCTGTGGGGCTTATAGTAATCCCCCTGAGCGGAGGCCCCCTCATCGGCACGTTCCACGGAATCTGGAAGGAGATTGCGATCTTGATCAACTACTTTGCATGGGGCTCAGGGTTCTTCCTGTACCTGGCCCTCTTCGCAGTGGTCATGCACCGTTTCATCACCCACGAGCCCCTGCCGTGCGGGATAGCCCCTGCAATTTGGATAAACCTCGGTCCAATAGGGGCGGGCACTTCAACACTCTACATGCTAGTCAGGAACTCGGACTTCATAACCGCAAAAGAGCCGTTCTTGGCGTTTGGAATTGTATTCTGGGGCTTTGGTGTCTGGTGGCTCGCAATGGCAGTAATAATGACGCTCCACTATATAAGAAGGCTAAGCCTCCCCTACAGCCTCGCCTGGTGGGCCTTCATCTTCCCGCTCGGGGCCTACGTGAGCGCCACCCACAACGTCGGCACGACCTTTGGAATTGGAGTCATAGACTCCTTCGGCTTTGCCCTCTACTGGTTGCTCCTTACGCTGTGGCTCCTAACTGGGGTGAAAACGCTGAAGCATACCCTGCTCGGCTGA
- a CDS encoding sulfite exporter TauE/SafE family protein, with protein MNYPELALISFILSIVFSIGGVGSAIAIVPTMTWLGVPLMTAKPTGLFINTLSMLSATLKNLKHGKLDHRFGLPILLVATAMAPVGAYAGKFIPKVYVLWVFVGFLLYSGTMMIFFKPRRRPKDGNHIVEGSIIGGIAGFLGGLLGVGGGGIISPALIMLGYEPKKVAATTALVVFFSSLSGFLTYWGMGTLDWMLLLWVSIPAIAGGWIGTHLMHFKMSSEDVKKVIGVIIYLIALKTLANVL; from the coding sequence ATGAACTATCCGGAGCTCGCATTGATATCCTTCATCCTCAGTATCGTCTTTTCAATCGGAGGCGTCGGGAGTGCAATAGCGATAGTTCCTACGATGACATGGTTAGGCGTGCCCCTGATGACCGCCAAGCCCACCGGATTATTTATAAACACGCTCTCGATGCTCTCCGCGACGCTCAAGAACCTCAAACACGGCAAGCTCGACCACCGCTTCGGCCTTCCAATCCTGCTCGTTGCCACCGCCATGGCTCCGGTTGGTGCCTACGCCGGTAAGTTCATCCCGAAGGTCTACGTCCTCTGGGTCTTCGTGGGCTTCCTGCTCTACTCCGGGACGATGATGATTTTCTTCAAGCCAAGGCGGAGGCCAAAGGACGGGAACCACATCGTTGAAGGCTCTATAATCGGCGGGATAGCGGGCTTCCTCGGCGGTCTCCTTGGAGTGGGGGGCGGTGGGATAATAAGCCCCGCCCTGATAATGCTCGGCTACGAGCCCAAGAAGGTGGCCGCCACAACGGCCCTCGTGGTGTTCTTCTCCTCTCTGAGCGGTTTCCTGACCTACTGGGGCATGGGGACCCTCGACTGGATGCTTTTGCTCTGGGTCTCGATTCCGGCGATAGCAGGCGGATGGATTGGAACACATCTGATGCACTTCAAGATGAGTTCGGAGGATGTAAAAAAGGTAATAGGGGTGATAATTTATCTCATAGCCCTCAAAACCCTTGCAAACGTCCTCTGA